A window of the Apodemus sylvaticus chromosome 15, mApoSyl1.1, whole genome shotgun sequence genome harbors these coding sequences:
- the Thpo gene encoding thrombopoietin isoform X2, whose product MELTDLLLVAMLLLTARLTLSSPVPPACDPRLLNKLLRDSYLLHSRLSQCPDINPLSIPVLLPAVDFSLGEWKTQTEQSKAQDILGAVSLLLEGVMAARGQLEPSCLSSLLGQLSGQVRLLLGALQGLLGTQLPLQGRTTAHKDPNALFLSLQQLLRGKDFWIVGDELQCHSQNYWPWTSEQASRTQSQDYSWSAKSNLQVPRPNPWTSEQDTRTCEWNSWALCWNITSDPGSPRHCARRFLQRLPAPRPPGWTSSFSKPCS is encoded by the exons ATGGAGCTGACTG ATTTGCTCCTGGTGGCCATGCTTCTCCTCACGGCAAGACTAACTCTGTCCAGCCCAGTTCCTCCGGCCTGTGACCCCAGACTCCTAAATAAACTGCTTCGTGACTCCTACCTCCTCCACAGCCGACTG AGCCAGTGTCCTGACATCAACCCTTTGTCTATCCCTgtcctgctgcctgctgtggaCTTTAGCCTGGGAGAATGGAAAACCCAGACG GAACAGAGCAAGGCACAGGACATTCTAGGGGCCGTGTCCCTTCTACTAGAGGGAGTGATGGCAGCGCGAGGACAGCTGGAACCCTCCTGCCTCTCATCCCTCCTGGGACAGCTTTCTGGGCAGGTCCGCCTCCTCCTGGGGGCCCTGCAAGGCCTCCTTGGAACCCAG CTTCCTCTACAGGGCCGGACCACAGCTCACAAGGaccccaatgccctcttcttgagCTTGCAACAGCTGCTGCGGGGAAAG GACTTCTGGATTGTTGGAGACGAACTTCAGTGTCATAGCCAGAACTACTGGCCCTGGACTTCTGAGCAGGCTTCAAGGACTCAGAGCCAAGATTATTCCTGGTCAGCTAAATCAAACCTCCAGGTCCCCAGACCAAATCCCTGGACATCTGAACAGGACACACGGACCTGTGAGTGGAACTCATGGGCTCTTTGCTGGAACATCACTTCAGACCCTGGAAGTCCCAGACATTGTGCAAGGAGATTTCTACAAAGGCTCCCTGCCCCTCGACCTCCAGGGTGGACTTCCTCCTTCTCCAAGCCTTGCTCCTAA
- the Thpo gene encoding thrombopoietin isoform X1: MELTDLLLVAMLLLTARLTLSSPVPPACDPRLLNKLLRDSYLLHSRLSQCPDINPLSIPVLLPAVDFSLGEWKTQTEQSKAQDILGAVSLLLEGVMAARGQLEPSCLSSLLGQLSGQVRLLLGALQGLLGTQVRPDHSSQGPQCPLLELATAAAGKGAFPASGGRSHPLCQTDPAHHSCPKQYLSTPHTKQVPKQDFWIVGDELQCHSQNYWPWTSEQASRTQSQDYSWSAKSNLQVPRPNPWTSEQDTRTCEWNSWALCWNITSDPGSPRHCARRFLQRLPAPRPPGWTSSFSKPCS; this comes from the exons ATGGAGCTGACTG ATTTGCTCCTGGTGGCCATGCTTCTCCTCACGGCAAGACTAACTCTGTCCAGCCCAGTTCCTCCGGCCTGTGACCCCAGACTCCTAAATAAACTGCTTCGTGACTCCTACCTCCTCCACAGCCGACTG AGCCAGTGTCCTGACATCAACCCTTTGTCTATCCCTgtcctgctgcctgctgtggaCTTTAGCCTGGGAGAATGGAAAACCCAGACG GAACAGAGCAAGGCACAGGACATTCTAGGGGCCGTGTCCCTTCTACTAGAGGGAGTGATGGCAGCGCGAGGACAGCTGGAACCCTCCTGCCTCTCATCCCTCCTGGGACAGCTTTCTGGGCAGGTCCGCCTCCTCCTGGGGGCCCTGCAAGGCCTCCTTGGAACCCAGGTAA GGCCGGACCACAGCTCACAAGGaccccaatgccctcttcttgagCTTGCAACAGCTGCTGCGGGGAAAGGTGCGTTTCCTGCTTCTGGTGGAAGGTCCCATCCTCTGTGTCAGACGGACCCTGCCCACCACAGCTGTCCCAAGCAGTACCTCTCAACTCCTCACACTAAACAAGTTCCCAAACAGGACTTCTGGATTGTTGGAGACGAACTTCAGTGTCATAGCCAGAACTACTGGCCCTGGACTTCTGAGCAGGCTTCAAGGACTCAGAGCCAAGATTATTCCTGGTCAGCTAAATCAAACCTCCAGGTCCCCAGACCAAATCCCTGGACATCTGAACAGGACACACGGACCTGTGAGTGGAACTCATGGGCTCTTTGCTGGAACATCACTTCAGACCCTGGAAGTCCCAGACATTGTGCAAGGAGATTTCTACAAAGGCTCCCTGCCCCTCGACCTCCAGGGTGGACTTCCTCCTTCTCCAAGCCTTGCTCCTAA
- the Polr2h gene encoding DNA-directed RNA polymerases I, II, and III subunit RPABC3, with translation MAGILFEDIFDVKDIDPEGKKFDRVSRLHCESESFKMDLILDVNIQIYPVDLGDKFRLVIASTLYEDGTLDDGEYNPTDDRPSRADQFEYVMYGKVYRIEGDETSTEAATRLSAYVSYGGLLMRLQGDANNLHGFEVDSRVYLLMKKLAF, from the exons ATGGCGGGCATCCTGTTCGAGGATATTTTCGATGTGAAAGACATTGACCCAGAAGGCAAGAAGTTTGATCGAG TATCCCGGCTGCACTGTGAGAGTGAATCTTTTAAGATGGACCTCATCTTAGACGTAAACATCCAGATTTACCCTGTAGACTTAG GTGACAAGTTCCGGTTGGTTATAGCTAGTACTTTGTATGAAGATGGTACCTTGGATGATGGTGAATACAACCCCACAGATGACAGGCCTTCCAG GGCTGACCAGTTTGAGTATGTAATGTATGGGAAAGTGTACAGGATTGAAGGGGACGAGACCTCGACTGAAGCAGCCACGCGTCT CTCTGCATACGTGTCCTACGGAGGCCTGCTCATGAGGCTCCAGGGGGACGCCAACAACCTGCATGGATTTGAGGTGGACTCCAGAGTTTATCTGCTGATGAAGAAGCTGGCGTTCTGA